In a genomic window of Streptomyces koelreuteriae:
- a CDS encoding prenyltransferase/squalene oxidase repeat-containing protein, which translates to MTTPRTEHLVLPGVLTAGQAAATVAGILAVQREDGAIPWFRGHHLDPWDHVEAAMALDTAGEHEAAERAYLWLARHQNDDGSWYAAYADGEAGDVTDRGRETNFVAYIAVGVWHHYLSTGDDTFLERMWPAVYAAIEFVLHLQQPGGQIGWRRDDDGTDTADALLTGSSSIHQALRCALAIAEQREEAQPDWELAAGALRHAIRRHPERFLDKNRYSMDWYYPVLGGALTGAEAKARIEEDWDRFVVPGLGVRCVVPNPWVTGGESAELALALWAMGESDRALEVLQSIQHLRDPESGLYWTGFVFEDEAIWPRELTTWTAGSLLLAVAALGGHEATCQVFGGDELPSGLDSDCCA; encoded by the coding sequence GTGACCACTCCCCGGACGGAACATCTGGTCCTGCCCGGGGTCCTCACCGCAGGGCAGGCCGCCGCGACCGTCGCCGGCATCCTCGCCGTGCAGCGCGAGGACGGTGCGATCCCCTGGTTCCGGGGGCATCACCTCGACCCGTGGGACCACGTCGAGGCGGCCATGGCCCTCGACACGGCAGGCGAGCACGAGGCCGCAGAGCGGGCCTACCTGTGGCTGGCCCGGCACCAGAACGACGACGGCTCCTGGTACGCCGCCTACGCGGACGGAGAGGCCGGCGACGTCACCGACCGGGGCCGGGAGACCAACTTCGTCGCCTACATCGCCGTGGGCGTCTGGCACCACTACCTCTCCACCGGCGACGACACGTTCCTGGAGCGGATGTGGCCGGCGGTCTACGCGGCGATCGAGTTCGTGCTGCACCTGCAGCAGCCGGGCGGGCAGATCGGCTGGCGGCGCGACGACGACGGCACGGACACGGCGGACGCGCTGCTGACCGGCAGCTCCTCGATCCACCAAGCGCTGCGGTGCGCGCTGGCGATCGCCGAGCAGCGGGAGGAGGCGCAGCCGGACTGGGAGTTGGCGGCGGGTGCGCTGCGGCATGCCATACGTCGGCATCCGGAGCGGTTCCTCGACAAGAACCGGTACTCGATGGACTGGTACTACCCGGTGCTCGGCGGTGCGCTGACCGGGGCCGAGGCCAAGGCCCGTATCGAGGAGGACTGGGACCGGTTCGTCGTCCCGGGGCTGGGTGTGCGGTGTGTCGTGCCCAACCCGTGGGTGACGGGTGGGGAATCGGCCGAACTCGCCCTCGCGCTCTGGGCGATGGGCGAGTCCGACCGGGCGTTGGAGGTGCTGCAGTCGATCCAGCATCTGCGCGATCCGGAGAGCGGGCTGTACTGGACCGGGTTCGTCTTCGAGGACGAGGCGATCTGGCCGCGGGAGTTGACCACGTGGACGGCCGGGTCGTTGTTGCTGGCCGTGGCCGCGTTGGGTGGGCACGAGGCCACGTGTCAGGTGTTCGGTGGGGACGAGTTGCCCAGCGGGCTGGACTCGGACTGCTGCGCCTAG
- a CDS encoding LLM class F420-dependent oxidoreductase, which yields MRLGLALGYWGRGPSPDHIPLAREAERLGYDSVWTAESWGSDAFTPLAWIAAHTSTIKLGTAVAQMAARPPTTTAMQALTLDHLSGGRMMLGLGLSGPQVVEGWYGRPFPKSPLTATREYVDVVRQVLRREAPVELEGGFHSHPYRGPDATGLGKPLKPITHPLRAELPILLGAEGPKNVAQTARIADGWLPLYWSPTRPEVYGPALADLPEGFLVAPMAQARVCDDVAEGLLPVKMMLGFYIGGMGHAARNFHADLMARMGYEEEARRIQDLFLSGRRDEAVRAVPDAFADEISLVGPRERIAERLESWRKGPVTDLLVLSPDRHTLRVLAELNA from the coding sequence ATGCGGCTCGGTCTCGCACTCGGCTACTGGGGCCGCGGCCCCTCCCCCGACCACATTCCGCTGGCGCGGGAGGCCGAGCGGCTGGGCTACGACTCCGTGTGGACGGCGGAGTCCTGGGGCTCGGACGCGTTCACGCCGCTCGCCTGGATCGCCGCCCACACCTCCACCATCAAGCTGGGCACGGCGGTCGCCCAGATGGCGGCCCGCCCGCCGACCACCACCGCCATGCAGGCGCTCACCCTCGACCATCTCTCCGGCGGCCGCATGATGCTGGGCCTCGGCCTGTCCGGACCACAGGTCGTGGAGGGCTGGTACGGCCGCCCGTTCCCGAAGTCCCCGCTCACCGCCACCCGCGAGTACGTCGATGTCGTACGGCAGGTGCTGCGTCGCGAGGCCCCCGTCGAACTGGAGGGAGGTTTCCACTCCCACCCCTACCGGGGCCCGGACGCCACCGGCCTCGGCAAGCCCCTCAAGCCGATCACGCATCCGCTCCGCGCCGAGCTGCCGATCCTGCTCGGGGCGGAGGGGCCGAAGAACGTCGCCCAGACGGCCCGGATCGCCGACGGCTGGCTGCCGCTGTACTGGTCGCCGACCCGGCCCGAGGTGTACGGCCCGGCCCTGGCCGATCTGCCCGAAGGGTTCCTGGTGGCACCGATGGCGCAGGCCCGGGTCTGCGACGACGTCGCCGAGGGCCTGCTGCCCGTCAAGATGATGCTCGGCTTCTACATCGGCGGCATGGGACACGCGGCCCGCAACTTCCACGCCGACCTGATGGCCCGCATGGGCTACGAGGAAGAGGCCCGCCGCATCCAGGACTTGTTCCTCTCCGGCCGCCGGGACGAGGCCGTCCGTGCCGTCCCCGACGCCTTCGCCGACGAGATCTCCCTGGTCGGCCCGCGCGAACGGATCGCGGAGCGGCTGGAGTCGTGGCGCAAGGGCCCGGTGACGGACCTGCTGGTGCTCAGCCCCGACCGCCACACGCTGCGCGTTCTCGCCGAGTTGAACGCCTGA
- a CDS encoding DUF5336 domain-containing protein, translating to MNIRSLTRGDGVVLGAAVLLFIASFLDLYSFDDVPDSVDLPMLWGSGPVVFSVVLAGVIGAALVVVARGLPQVPKVAGLDLGQFGVAFTVFAAWSALGNIVDVPGGFDNIGDNASEGAPSPGIGMILALVATLLMAAAAIATPLVPALKGALLPAPRPAAPQPYGAQPPGGYGYPGAQQPGGYGHPQPGQPGQPGQPQQAQPFGGQPQPQQAQAPQAPAGDFSPFWFAVPVPRPLFAEDGSPTPIAELAPGTWYLAVEQRGPALVAQTQDGRRGVLQDTSGIQRG from the coding sequence GTGAATATCCGCTCCCTCACTCGAGGCGATGGCGTGGTGCTCGGAGCAGCGGTGTTGCTCTTCATCGCGTCGTTCCTCGACCTGTACTCCTTCGACGATGTCCCCGACAGCGTCGACCTCCCCATGCTGTGGGGCAGCGGCCCGGTCGTGTTCAGCGTCGTGCTGGCCGGAGTCATCGGCGCCGCGCTGGTCGTCGTGGCCCGGGGCCTGCCGCAGGTCCCGAAGGTCGCCGGCCTCGACCTCGGCCAGTTCGGCGTCGCGTTCACGGTGTTCGCCGCGTGGAGCGCGCTCGGCAACATCGTCGACGTACCGGGTGGCTTCGACAACATCGGTGACAACGCGAGCGAAGGCGCCCCGAGCCCCGGCATCGGCATGATCCTCGCGCTCGTCGCGACGCTGCTCATGGCCGCCGCCGCGATCGCCACCCCCCTCGTCCCGGCGCTCAAGGGCGCCCTCCTCCCGGCCCCCCGCCCGGCCGCCCCGCAGCCCTACGGCGCTCAGCCCCCCGGTGGCTACGGCTACCCGGGCGCGCAGCAGCCCGGTGGCTACGGTCACCCGCAGCCCGGGCAGCCGGGTCAGCCCGGGCAGCCGCAGCAGGCGCAGCCGTTCGGCGGGCAGCCTCAGCCGCAGCAGGCGCAGGCGCCGCAGGCTCCGGCCGGGGACTTCTCGCCGTTCTGGTTCGCGGTGCCGGTGCCGCGTCCGCTGTTCGCGGAGGACGGTTCGCCGACGCCGATCGCCGAACTCGCCCCGGGTACCTGGTACCTGGCCGTCGAGCAGCGCGGTCCGGCCCTGGTCGCGCAGACGCAGGACGGCCGCCGCGGTGTCCTCCAGGACACGTCGGGCATCCAGCGCGGCTGA
- a CDS encoding N-acetylmuramoyl-L-alanine amidase, with amino-acid sequence MSYVGPDFEPPQPRRSRRGPLTVALAALVPGALLGWLVYETVGGSGDGDGSGQATVRSSPPAASSPPAEDATDEATDDATDDGKKPGADPTPTASGPLKGKVVVIDPGHNPENFQHPSEINRKVNIGTNWKECDTTGTSTNDGYTEAKFTLDVAHRMRALLEAQGATVKLTQDADRPYGPCVDERARIGNEAKADAVVSIHADGSGTGNRGFHVILPGAVHAGSADTRAIVAPSRDLGERVAGRFVAVTGNAPSNYIGDGSGLVTRKDLGGLNLSTVPKVFIECGNMRDSKDAALLTSGAWRQKAAQGISEGIVSFLHG; translated from the coding sequence GTGTCGTACGTAGGCCCGGACTTCGAACCACCCCAGCCCCGCCGCTCCCGCCGCGGCCCCCTGACCGTCGCGCTCGCCGCGCTGGTGCCGGGGGCGCTGCTCGGCTGGCTGGTGTACGAGACCGTGGGCGGCTCGGGGGACGGAGACGGCTCGGGTCAGGCGACCGTGCGGTCCTCCCCGCCGGCCGCGTCGAGCCCGCCCGCCGAGGACGCCACGGACGAGGCCACCGACGACGCGACCGACGACGGCAAGAAGCCGGGCGCCGATCCCACGCCCACCGCGTCCGGCCCACTCAAGGGCAAGGTCGTCGTCATCGACCCCGGCCACAACCCGGAGAACTTCCAGCACCCGTCCGAGATCAACCGCAAGGTGAACATCGGGACGAACTGGAAGGAGTGCGACACCACGGGGACGTCCACCAACGACGGTTACACCGAGGCCAAGTTCACCCTGGACGTCGCGCACCGGATGCGCGCGCTCCTCGAAGCGCAGGGCGCCACGGTGAAGCTGACGCAGGACGCCGACCGGCCGTACGGCCCGTGCGTGGACGAGCGGGCCCGGATCGGCAACGAGGCGAAGGCCGACGCCGTGGTCTCGATCCACGCGGACGGCTCGGGCACCGGCAACCGCGGCTTCCACGTCATCCTGCCCGGCGCGGTCCACGCCGGCTCCGCGGACACCCGCGCCATCGTCGCCCCCTCCCGCGACCTCGGCGAGCGCGTCGCGGGCCGCTTCGTCGCCGTCACCGGCAACGCCCCGTCCAACTACATCGGCGACGGCTCCGGTCTCGTCACGCGTAAGGACCTGGGCGGTCTCAATCTGTCAACGGTTCCGAAGGTGTTCATCGAGTGCGGCAACATGCGCGATAGCAAGGACGCGGCGTTGTTGACCAGTGGCGCGTGGAGGCAGAAAGCGGCGCAAGGGATCTCTGAGGGAATCGTGAGTTTCCTGCACGGGTAG
- a CDS encoding class I SAM-dependent methyltransferase produces the protein MPPAAPKPEILAAFEAAKGFMPVDEGLALYAAAVEAGGLGLPLLEVGTYCGRSTILLADAAREAGAVALTVDHHRGSEEQQPGWEYHDPETVDPELGLMDTLPTFRRTLRGAGLEDHVVALVGRSPQIAGFWRTPLALVFIDGGHTDEHANADYEGWAPHVAEGGLLVIHDVFPDPQDEFTGQAPYRVYLRALASGAFTEVSATNSLRVLRRTGPGV, from the coding sequence ATGCCGCCCGCGGCCCCGAAGCCCGAGATCCTGGCCGCGTTCGAGGCGGCGAAGGGGTTCATGCCCGTGGACGAAGGGCTGGCCCTGTACGCGGCGGCGGTGGAGGCCGGGGGGCTGGGGCTGCCGTTGCTGGAGGTCGGGACGTACTGCGGCCGGTCCACGATCCTGCTCGCCGACGCGGCCCGGGAGGCCGGGGCGGTCGCGCTGACCGTCGACCACCACCGCGGCAGCGAGGAGCAGCAGCCGGGCTGGGAGTACCACGACCCCGAGACGGTCGACCCCGAGCTCGGCCTGATGGACACGCTGCCCACGTTCCGCCGCACCCTGCGCGGGGCGGGCCTGGAGGACCACGTGGTGGCCCTGGTCGGCCGCTCCCCGCAGATCGCCGGGTTCTGGCGCACGCCCCTGGCCCTGGTCTTCATCGACGGCGGCCACACCGACGAGCACGCCAACGCCGACTACGAGGGCTGGGCGCCGCATGTCGCCGAGGGCGGCCTGCTCGTCATCCACGACGTCTTCCCGGATCCCCAGGACGAGTTCACCGGCCAGGCCCCGTACCGCGTCTACCTGCGCGCTCTCGCCTCCGGCGCGTTCACCGAGGTCTCGGCGACGAACTCCCTGCGTGTGCTGCGGCGCACGGGGCCGGGCGTCTGA
- a CDS encoding MFS transporter — protein sequence MTQTTTERPAGRASGAVVPVLAFAGIVVAVMQTLLVPVIKDLPQLLDTDPGNATWVLTSTLLSGAVATPIMGRLGDLFGKRRMLILSLAVMVAGALLSALTSDLLLMITGRTLQGFAMGAIPLGIGLMRDMLPRERLGSAMALMSSSIGVGGGLALPAAALVAQHADWHALFYGAAGLGVLSIVLTLLVVPESPMRAEGSFDLLGALGLSAGLVLFLLPITKGSDWGWTSGTTLGLFGAAVVVLLLWGVMELRLKAPLVDLRTTARPAVLFTNLASIMVGVSFYVVSLVLPQLLQLPTSTGYGLGQSMVVAGLLVAPLGLTMMFTAPVYARLSAKYGPKVTLILGLLIIAIGYGAGLGLMSAAWQSLVISVLLGAGIGLAYSSLPALIVGAVPASETGAANGLNTLMRSIGTSVSSAVIGMVLANTANHVGGVAIPTMHGFRVSFLIATAAVAVGLVLALFLPGRRPAAHPQLRASSEEDANLEHAEAVLRGFRGRVLDADGAPVARAKVTLIDRRGRQAGATLSAEDGSYALTVPAQGSYVVAARAPGHAPLASSATHTGDDRPVDLDLDLPSRTVPA from the coding sequence ATGACGCAGACGACGACAGAACGCCCCGCCGGCAGAGCGAGCGGGGCCGTGGTCCCGGTGCTCGCCTTCGCGGGCATCGTTGTCGCGGTGATGCAGACCCTGCTCGTCCCGGTCATCAAGGATCTGCCGCAACTGCTGGACACCGACCCCGGCAACGCGACCTGGGTCCTGACCTCGACCCTTCTCTCGGGTGCGGTGGCCACCCCGATCATGGGCCGCCTCGGCGACCTGTTCGGCAAGCGCCGCATGCTGATCCTCAGCCTCGCCGTCATGGTGGCCGGCGCGCTGCTCAGCGCCCTCACCAGCGATCTGCTGCTCATGATCACCGGCCGTACGCTCCAGGGCTTCGCGATGGGCGCCATCCCGCTCGGCATCGGCCTGATGCGCGACATGCTGCCCCGGGAACGCCTCGGCTCGGCGATGGCCCTGATGAGCTCCTCCATAGGCGTCGGCGGCGGCCTCGCCCTGCCCGCCGCCGCGCTGGTCGCCCAGCACGCCGACTGGCACGCCCTCTTCTACGGCGCCGCCGGCCTCGGTGTGCTCTCCATCGTCCTCACCCTCCTCGTCGTACCGGAGTCCCCGATGCGCGCCGAGGGCTCCTTCGACCTGCTGGGCGCGCTCGGTCTGTCCGCCGGTCTCGTGCTGTTCCTGCTGCCGATCACCAAGGGCAGCGACTGGGGCTGGACCTCCGGCACCACGCTCGGCCTGTTCGGCGCGGCCGTGGTCGTGCTGCTCCTGTGGGGCGTGATGGAACTGCGCCTCAAGGCCCCCCTGGTGGACCTGCGCACCACGGCCCGCCCGGCCGTCCTCTTCACCAACCTCGCCTCGATCATGGTCGGCGTCTCCTTCTACGTCGTCTCCCTGGTCCTGCCGCAGCTGCTCCAGCTGCCGACGTCCACCGGCTACGGCCTCGGCCAGTCGATGGTCGTCGCGGGTCTGCTCGTCGCGCCGCTCGGCCTGACGATGATGTTCACGGCGCCCGTCTACGCCCGGCTGTCCGCGAAGTACGGCCCCAAGGTCACCCTGATCCTCGGCCTGCTGATCATCGCGATCGGCTACGGCGCCGGCCTCGGCCTGATGAGCGCCGCCTGGCAGAGCCTGGTCATCTCGGTGCTGCTGGGCGCGGGCATCGGCCTGGCCTACTCCTCGCTGCCCGCGCTGATCGTGGGCGCGGTCCCGGCGTCGGAGACGGGTGCGGCGAATGGCCTCAACACCCTGATGCGTTCCATCGGCACGTCGGTGTCGAGCGCCGTGATCGGCATGGTGCTGGCCAACACCGCGAACCACGTCGGCGGCGTCGCGATCCCGACCATGCACGGCTTCCGGGTCTCCTTCCTGATCGCCACCGCCGCGGTCGCGGTGGGCCTGGTCCTGGCCCTCTTCCTGCCCGGCCGCCGCCCCGCCGCCCACCCGCAGCTGCGGGCCAGCAGCGAGGAGGACGCCAACCTGGAGCACGCCGAGGCGGTCCTGCGCGGCTTCCGCGGCCGGGTCCTGGACGCCGACGGCGCCCCGGTCGCCCGCGCCAAGGTCACACTGATCGACCGGCGGGGCCGCCAGGCCGGCGCGACCCTCTCCGCCGAGGACGGCAGCTACGCCCTCACCGTCCCCGCCCAGGGCTCCTACGTCGTGGCCGCCCGCGCCCCGGGCCACGCCCCGCTCGCCTCGTCCGCGACCCACACGGGCGACGACCGCCCGGTCGACCTGGACCTGGACCTGCCGAGCAGGACGGTCCCCGCCTGA
- a CDS encoding MFS transporter encodes MTPMLEAAERTRTPRRAASPPTWLVVALTCAGQFLVVLDVSVVNVALPSMRTGLGLSEQGLQWVVNAYTIAFAGFMLLGGRAGDLYGRKRMFLVGLGVFTLASAAGGLAQDDWQLLVARAAQGLGAAVLAPSTLTILTSAVPEGPARARAIGTWTAVGGAGGAAGGLAGGLLVEALDWRWVLLINVPVGVVVLCAAAWFLVEARAGDRRRLDLPGALLVTTGLGTLAYGISQTEAEGWTAAATLLPLLAGLALLALFLAVEARTASPLMPLGLLRLRSVASANVAMFLCGFAMFCMWFFMTLYAQNVLGYTPLEAGLALAPSSLAVVLGSKLAPRLMRAAAPRTVAVLGTLVAVTGFGWQSTMTAEGSYATAILVPGLLMMFGAGLASTPLAALATSGAAPGEAGLVSGLVNTSRTMGGSLGLAVLSTLAAARTAGGESPAALTEGYALAFRVGIGVLVAGVLLMWVWLPRSAGER; translated from the coding sequence ATGACACCCATGCTTGAAGCCGCCGAAAGGACCCGAACACCTCGCCGTGCCGCGTCGCCGCCCACCTGGCTGGTGGTGGCGCTCACCTGTGCCGGGCAGTTCCTCGTCGTCCTGGACGTGTCCGTCGTCAACGTGGCGCTGCCCTCGATGCGGACCGGGCTCGGGCTGAGCGAGCAGGGCCTGCAGTGGGTGGTGAACGCCTACACCATCGCCTTCGCCGGGTTCATGCTGCTCGGCGGTCGGGCCGGAGACCTCTACGGCCGCAAGCGGATGTTCCTCGTCGGACTCGGTGTGTTCACCCTGGCCTCGGCGGCGGGCGGACTGGCGCAGGACGACTGGCAGTTGCTGGTCGCCCGGGCCGCCCAGGGGCTCGGCGCGGCGGTGCTGGCGCCCTCCACGCTGACCATCCTCACCTCGGCCGTGCCGGAGGGCCCGGCCCGGGCCCGGGCGATAGGGACCTGGACCGCGGTCGGGGGCGCCGGCGGCGCGGCGGGCGGTCTGGCCGGCGGGCTCCTGGTGGAGGCGCTGGACTGGCGCTGGGTGCTGCTGATCAATGTGCCCGTGGGCGTCGTGGTGCTCTGCGCCGCCGCCTGGTTCCTCGTCGAGGCCCGGGCCGGCGACCGGCGGCGCCTCGACCTGCCGGGCGCGCTGCTCGTGACGACCGGGCTCGGCACGCTCGCCTACGGCATCTCCCAGACGGAGGCGGAGGGCTGGACGGCGGCGGCCACGCTGCTGCCGCTGCTCGCCGGGCTCGCGCTGCTCGCCCTGTTCCTCGCGGTCGAGGCCCGTACCGCGAGCCCGTTGATGCCGCTCGGGCTGCTGCGCCTGCGGTCGGTGGCGTCCGCGAACGTCGCGATGTTCCTGTGCGGCTTCGCGATGTTCTGCATGTGGTTCTTCATGACCCTGTACGCGCAGAACGTCCTGGGGTACACGCCCCTGGAGGCCGGGCTGGCCCTGGCTCCGAGTTCCCTGGCCGTCGTCCTCGGCTCCAAGCTCGCGCCCCGGCTGATGCGGGCGGCCGCCCCTCGTACCGTGGCGGTGCTGGGCACGCTGGTCGCCGTGACCGGCTTCGGCTGGCAGTCCACGATGACCGCCGAGGGCTCCTACGCGACGGCGATCCTCGTCCCCGGCCTCCTCATGATGTTCGGCGCGGGCCTCGCGTCCACCCCGCTCGCCGCCCTGGCCACGTCCGGCGCGGCCCCCGGTGAGGCCGGTCTGGTGTCCGGCCTCGTCAACACCTCCCGCACGATGGGCGGTTCACTGGGCCTGGCCGTCCTGTCCACCCTCGCTGCGGCCCGGACGGCGGGCGGCGAGTCGCCCGCGGCGCTGACGGAGGGCTACGCGCTGGCGTTCCGGGTGGGGATCGGGGTGCTGGTCGCGGGCGTGCTGTTGATGTGGGTCTGGCTGCCGCGGAGTGCGGGGGAACGGTAG
- a CDS encoding class I SAM-dependent methyltransferase, with protein MDRNMRTVDDVLALLDGLFAPEADRWTDRGADWWDGFYADRSRPVPFFVAKPDENLASWVEQGKTGGGRALELGCGPGRNALYLAARGFEVDAVDLSPAAVAWAGERAREAGVEGVRFHLGDAFALAGTELTGPYDLVYDSGCFHHLPPHRRISYRALLENVLAPGGLFGLTCFAAGAGGMGSELSDADFYREAGGLRGGLAYTPESLRGIFSGLTDVELRRMRDEPQESAYFGESFLWTALFRRAGAQDPSEPALAAGLA; from the coding sequence ATGGACCGGAACATGCGCACCGTCGACGACGTACTCGCCCTGCTCGACGGGCTGTTCGCACCCGAGGCCGATCGATGGACGGACCGGGGTGCCGACTGGTGGGACGGGTTCTACGCCGACCGTTCCCGGCCGGTGCCGTTCTTCGTGGCGAAGCCGGACGAGAACCTGGCGAGTTGGGTGGAGCAAGGGAAGACCGGCGGGGGCCGCGCGCTGGAACTCGGGTGCGGCCCGGGGCGCAACGCGCTGTATCTGGCGGCCCGGGGCTTCGAGGTGGACGCCGTCGACCTGTCCCCGGCGGCCGTCGCATGGGCCGGGGAGCGCGCCCGGGAGGCAGGGGTGGAGGGCGTACGGTTCCACCTCGGCGACGCGTTCGCCCTCGCCGGTACGGAACTCACCGGGCCGTACGACCTCGTCTACGACTCCGGCTGCTTCCACCATCTGCCCCCGCACCGGCGGATCAGCTATCGGGCCCTGCTGGAGAACGTCCTGGCGCCCGGGGGCCTGTTCGGCCTCACCTGCTTCGCCGCCGGGGCCGGAGGGATGGGGTCGGAGCTGTCCGACGCGGACTTCTACCGGGAGGCGGGCGGACTGCGGGGCGGGCTCGCGTACACGCCCGAGTCGCTGCGGGGGATCTTCTCGGGGCTCACCGACGTAGAACTGCGGCGGATGCGGGACGAGCCGCAGGAGTCGGCGTACTTCGGGGAGAGCTTCCTGTGGACGGCCCTGTTCCGCCGGGCGGGGGCGCAGGACCCCTCAGAGCCAGCCCTGGCTGCGGGCCTCGCGTAG
- a CDS encoding response regulator transcription factor — MTDRPVRVLLAEDQGMMRGALALLLGMEDDIEVVAQVAAGDAILDAALAHRPDVALLDIELPGRSGLDAAADLRTRVPDCRVLILTTFGRPGYLRRAMEAGATGFLVKDGPVEELAAAIRRVLAGETVVDPALATAALSAGPNPLTGRESDALKASADGATVADIAARLHLSESTVRNYLSSAIGKTGTRNRMEALREARSQGWL, encoded by the coding sequence GTGACCGACAGACCCGTCCGCGTACTGCTCGCGGAGGACCAGGGCATGATGCGCGGCGCGCTCGCGCTGCTGCTCGGCATGGAGGACGACATCGAGGTCGTTGCCCAGGTGGCGGCGGGTGACGCGATCCTGGACGCGGCGCTCGCCCACCGCCCCGACGTCGCCCTCCTCGACATCGAACTCCCGGGCAGGAGCGGCCTGGACGCCGCCGCCGACCTGCGGACCCGGGTCCCGGACTGCCGCGTGCTGATCCTCACGACGTTCGGCCGGCCCGGCTATCTGCGCCGCGCGATGGAGGCGGGAGCCACCGGCTTCCTCGTGAAGGACGGCCCCGTCGAGGAACTGGCCGCCGCGATCCGCCGTGTCCTGGCCGGTGAGACCGTGGTGGACCCGGCCCTCGCCACCGCCGCGCTCAGCGCCGGGCCGAACCCCCTGACCGGCCGCGAGAGCGACGCCCTCAAGGCCTCGGCGGACGGGGCGACCGTCGCGGACATCGCCGCCCGGCTCCATCTGTCGGAGTCGACCGTCCGCAACTACCTCTCCTCCGCCATCGGCAAGACGGGCACCCGCAACCGCATGGAGGCCCTACGCGAGGCCCGCAGCCAGGGCTGGCTCTGA
- a CDS encoding sensor histidine kinase: MSWTSKVGCHVEATRSAARQARKHRRRHATDTESPGPPPSGFTLLPWLLMGMGAFSNLFQDRTTDPWIGGLGLFGFNSLYIYVAFRAFDREKREALSTRVALAVLAAVTCALGAGYGGTWLLFFPLLGLATGAALRLSHLRPAGTAVAVLAGAVSCYHDGWGGLDIAYATWISAMVTAAIIRLSEAVRELRAAREELARRAVEKERLRFSRDLHDLLGHTMSVIVVKSEAARRLAARDLDAALAQITDIEAVGRQALTEIREAVTGYRQGSLDTELDRAHSVLTAAGIALTVSRTGPPLGPQTEALLGWVVREAVTNVVRHSGAERCDIALAGVDGERVRVRVSVVDDGVGVVAEGGAVGGELGAVSGPRGSGGLGGTGLTGLTERLAVAGGSLTARPRAKGGFAVTAELPLDVERADTRAAVAEAV; encoded by the coding sequence ATGTCCTGGACGAGCAAGGTCGGGTGCCACGTCGAGGCGACACGGTCGGCCGCCCGGCAGGCCAGGAAGCACCGGCGCCGGCACGCCACGGACACCGAGAGCCCCGGCCCGCCGCCCAGCGGTTTCACGCTGCTGCCCTGGCTGCTGATGGGGATGGGCGCGTTCTCCAACCTCTTCCAGGACCGGACGACGGACCCGTGGATCGGCGGGCTGGGCCTGTTCGGGTTCAACTCGCTGTACATCTACGTGGCGTTCCGCGCCTTCGACCGGGAGAAGCGCGAGGCCCTCTCCACGCGGGTGGCGCTCGCGGTGCTGGCGGCCGTGACGTGCGCGCTCGGCGCGGGCTACGGCGGCACCTGGCTGCTGTTCTTCCCCCTGCTCGGACTCGCCACGGGCGCGGCCTTGCGGCTGTCGCATCTGCGGCCCGCCGGTACGGCCGTGGCGGTGCTGGCGGGTGCGGTGTCCTGCTACCACGACGGCTGGGGCGGCCTCGACATCGCGTACGCCACATGGATCTCGGCCATGGTGACGGCCGCGATCATCCGGCTCTCCGAGGCCGTACGGGAGCTGCGCGCCGCCCGTGAGGAGCTGGCCCGCCGGGCGGTCGAGAAGGAACGGCTCCGTTTCTCCCGGGACCTGCACGATCTGCTCGGGCACACGATGTCGGTGATCGTCGTGAAGTCGGAGGCGGCCCGCCGCCTGGCCGCCCGCGACCTGGACGCGGCGCTGGCCCAGATCACGGATATCGAGGCCGTGGGCCGCCAGGCCCTGACGGAGATCCGCGAGGCCGTGACGGGCTACCGCCAGGGCAGCCTCGACACGGAACTCGACCGCGCGCACTCGGTCCTGACGGCGGCGGGCATCGCCCTGACCGTGTCCCGCACCGGCCCACCGCTCGGACCGCAGACCGAGGCCCTGCTGGGCTGGGTGGTGCGGGAGGCGGTCACGAACGTCGTACGGCACAGCGGGGCGGAGCGTTGCGACATCGCGCTGGCGGGGGTGGACGGGGAGCGGGTGCGGGTGCGGGTGTCTGTGGTCGATGACGGGGTGGGGGTGGTTGCTGAGGGTGGCGCGGTCGGTGGTGAGCTCGGGGCCGTGAGCGGGCCCCGGGGTTCCGGTGGACTCGGCGGCACGGGGCTTACCGGGCTGACGGAGCGGCTCGCGGTGGCGGGCGGATCGCTGACGGCGAGGCCTCGGGCCAAGGGCGGATTCGCGGTGACGGCGGAACTGCCGCTCGATGTCGAGAGGGCGGATACGCGCGCGGCGGTGGCGGAAGCGGTGTGA